In Lolium rigidum isolate FL_2022 chromosome 7, APGP_CSIRO_Lrig_0.1, whole genome shotgun sequence, the DNA window AGCACTGGCTTCACTGTGCCTGGACATTGCACCTGACCCAGGACAATTTTGGGTCATACACTAAGATTGCAGGTTGGCCATCTAGTGTTTATATGGGTCTACATATTGAGTGTTAACTACGTTTTTCTTTGGGTTTGGGCCCATGTCTGACTCACAAACCCCCTCTACTGTTTTGATGGTGTTATTTTCATAATTACACCTCCTTTGGTGTTATTTTGCTAATTTTCCCTATTGTGATTTACCTGGACATGACGTGTTCGCTTAGGTGTCTGGGCATACAACTTCTGCTTCACTGCTAGACTAAGAAGAGTTTACATCCTGTTTGAAACCACAGGTTCTAGCTGATAACCAGAAATTTAGGTGACCAGCTCAAACATCACATTATATTAGTTAATTTGGTTTTCAAAATTAAGGTGAATTAAACATGTTTATTATTTATGGTTTTACTTTTTGAAATCTGAAACAGTTATATTTTTGTAGCGTTTGCATCTTTTATGACCTTTGCTGCTTTGCATGGAAAATACATCCATGCTCATGGGTGCCAAGCACCACGTACATCTAAAATATTCGTggcaatttaaaaaaatctgaaacctTTTGGGAACcaaagatgatcaagtattgtacttgtataaaacatatttcgcgAGGAAATTACTATCATTGTATCCtgggtaaaaaagacaaaatcgaaCAAGACCCATGTCCATGTACTATTCACTCTATATTCGTCATAAACTTGTCCTTTTTTGCCCAGGATACCGTGGGAATCATTTCGAGCCTAAATATTTTTATACGAGTACAGTACTTGATCATCTTtggtccccaaaaggattcagattttttaaaatctCATCTTCCCTGCCTGGTGTTATTCTACATGTATTTAACGTTGTGTCTTGATTGATATGTGTGTGTTCTACATGTATGTCTGAGTTTAGTCATTGTGTGCAAATACTTGAAAACTATATACCATAAAGCTTGTCCAGTGTGTTATATTTGACAACAATGCGCTGATTATAATGTTTCCACATGTTGAAGGTTCGTCTTATCAAGGAGCTCTATGGGAACCaaattggagaattgttcaacagTCTTCCTTATAATTTGATAGAGTTTGTATTAGAAGATTTCGAATGGTAAGGATACTCTATGGGTTGTTTCAGTTAGATTTTTCTATAGTACCTCCACATTCCTACTAAAATACTACGTCCTTTATACCTGTAGCATTTATATACTGGAGCTGCATATTGTACACTCAGGCTGACATTTCCACTCCTGTGTGACTTGAGCAGCAAGGTTACAGTGAGTATCCGATATTCAGATCTGATTCTGACTTTGCCCAGTCAGGCGAGGGTCTTGGCTTGGCCGCTTCGCTCTTATAAGAGAGTATCTGCAGCAGGCCGCCGTTCAGGTAGTGGAGCGACTGCTCAACCTGTACCATTTCGCCTTCCCTATGCCGAGGATGCGTTGAAGACCTTGAGTTTGCCAGAAGGTTCCTCCTATCTTAACCATCGCCTTTCCCCTTTGTGTTGAAGCACACGACTCTGCGCTGAGCTTGTTCTGATCTGTACTTTTGCTCCTGAAATTTTGTATATGTTTCAGCGTATGCGGAGATTGTCCTGAACCTGCCCCGTGCTCTGAAGAAGGTGTTCTACTCTCAGGAAAGTGATTGAAGCATGTGGGTAGAACCTGACAATTAGATTGAACCTTGTAGTACAATGCACAAAATTTAACCTTACAGATGTAGATGCTGAATATTCAGCAGCACAGTAGTTCTTTGATTCTGCCCTAGGTGTATTTGATGCCTAATTGTTCTGTCCTGAATGTTTGTGAGTGTTTGAAAAAGAGGTTGAAAACCTAAGATATCATTTCTGCATATGCTACGGCTGTACTCCAAGCCATGTCTCCCGTCCAGGGGCCAGGAACAAATTAGTCACAGTACACAACGGGCTCAACGAAATTCCAGAATTTGCATACAATTTCCGTACGTATTTAGCATCAACTGTTCCGTCAGTACAGTTTTTCTTTATGGTTTGTTCTAAAACTAACGTGTTAGGATGCGACCTCTTAGATAAGTAGCTGATGTGAGGGCGTGACATATATAAACATGCAGCTACAGTTGCAGTTTACTCTTCTTCCTTTAAATATGCATGCAGGCTTCAACAAGTGCTTAAATTGGTAATGAGCACGTGAGTTCTACCAACAAGTGGTATCATTTTCTCAATTTGCCAGAGCTGCCCATATGTAGATTCAGGAATGGAAAGAGCGGCACAGTGTGACAACCGATGTTGGATATATAGGACCAACTTTGTTCACGGGATAGAGAATAAGAGACAAAGCTCTCCAGTATCTTCTCGATTATATCAAGAGCTAACTTAAACTAAGTGTCATGTTCTTATCTCTGTTGCGAGAGTGCTGATATCATTGTGCAACAGATAAATTTCCAAATAGCTCGAGCAGGTGCACCGCAATGTCCAACACGACGATCACATccattgtctttttttttttctttctgaaacgtggtaggagctctaccTTTTCAAGGAGTAAGGAGGAAAGATGGCCGAAGCCAACATAAAATATAACTATGCAGCAAATCCTCGTAGAATATCCCTATTTGTCGCAGCAAATATTTGAAAGAAGTCAATACACGCATGCAATGTGGGAGGACAGCCTTTGCAACTACTCTCCACAATATTTGCAGAGCAGAAGATCAGGATCGTTGCAACATCTCACTTATGTTTTGTCAGCAAAACTCACACGAGTTCGTAATATTTGAGAAACTCTCATGCAACATCGAGTGTCCTTGAATGACTGACTTTGCGGATCGGGCTGGCCGGAGCCCTGTCAGATCCAGCGATCATGCCCCCATCCCCGTAGTCGATCAGTCGCCGTCTGACGGCATGGAAGGCTTGTACATAACTCCAGCTATCTAGGGAAGGAGCAGCGGAGATTACTGGAGAgaacggcgacgaggaggaacaGCGGAGGAGCATCGCTAGAGGAGGAAAAGCTGGCCGGCTCCATGCGAGTGGCGCGGGCGAGATTGGCAGGGAGCAGCCCAGTCTACGCACTAGTAGAAAAGAAAGATGAGTCTGCAGCATTGGTGCGAGCGTGAGGAAGATGACCAGGACGATCGGGACAGGGGACTGAACCGTGGTCTTTTCCTTAGATTGTTCGTTATCGTTTTCTGAAGGAAGGAAGCAGGCTGGTTCCCTTTGTCCGAAAACGGAACCAGGTCTTGCGTAGCGTACTCATACGTGACGCACCCAACAACCGTCACTGGCTGGTATTACCCGTGTGTGTACAGCTAGTGCCGTGACTCGACTCGACCCGTTTCCTTGAAGGCGACCCAGAAATCACAAAAGAAAGGGGGGAAAATGCCAGGCAACTGATCTGGTAGATGGTTTTTCCTGATCTAAAGCTAACGCATTAGGATATGACCTACAGCAAGTCCTAACAGACAAGTTGGTGACCCGAGGGCGTCGGCCATATAAAACATGCGGCTACACTTATACTGCCCTTCCTTTAAATATGCAGCCTTCAGCCAGCGCTAGCTTAAACTGATAATGAATACGTGGGTTCCATGAAGAATTTAGTACGTATTATGTTCTTCTCAATTTGTACCTAGGTTACACTCCATTTTCAATGAAAACTTAAACTAAGCATGGGCTCTGGCCAGTGACGGAGCTGCTTGTTGTTCATGTGGTCAAGCGACATCACAAAATTGCGATACGTACCATATATGCCAGCTAGGGCACACAATTTTGACCCAATAAGTACTAGCTAATGACTTCACTATGCACGTCTGCCGTTGATTTTGGCCTTTTGACCTCGCTAGGTGACAGTCCCAGCTCAGCCACTCGCTCTGGCCTCTGATATTATTGGTGTGAAAAGGTAAATCAGTAGTTCTTACTTGCATAGGAGAAATGCCTGTTAAGCACTCGTGAAACCGAGGcccataatttttttttctttgcgaaAATTTCACTGATCTATTATTAATCATCAACAACAGTACAAAGAgatctaaaagtaataaaaattacaaataagtcactggaccacctagcgacgactacatacacacactaaggatggcaattttatccgCATGTACGGGTACTTGTAGGTAACATACTCACATGGACATGATATGTGTACACTTTTATACATGTGGGTAGTATTCATACCTACTCATTAAGTCATGGGTGGGGACACGGTTATACCCTCGTACCCGCGGGTGTACTCATACCCTACCCTTTTTATTGTCAATTTGTCATATGACATGTCTAATTTGTTAGCTTCAGAGTCAGAACATGAAATTATGATTTCTAAATTTTTataattgttatgtactcaactacatGTTATTGAGTTGATTTTTTTTAATCACATTTGCTACTGATAAATGTAAATTGAGAATAACTTATGTGCTATTTGACCTACCCGTCGGGTATCCAATAGGTACGTACGGCTACTAGTCGGTTATAAGTATGGGCAAAGTTTTATACCCGTGAGTAGTACCTACTGACAACATGGGTATGGTATAGCTCTATCCTACCCATGAGGAAAATAATTTTATGTATGGTACCTAGTCCAGAAATTTTTCCCCGCGGATCAACTGTAGCGACTAACTCGTGGCACGCGTGACAGTTTAGATCTAAGGATAGACAACGAAATCTTGTATTTTCTGTCTCCCATGGACACATGTCAAATGCTGAAGTTGATCCACATGGTAATTTTTAAACCATGTCCCATTAAATTATTTTAACATCCTTATTAACCACCAGCAACGCCGCGACTCGACCCGTTCCCTTTGAAGGCGATCCAATAAAATCCCAAAAGAGGGGAAAAAAGAGCCAGCAACTGAGACTGCAGTTTCGGTGGGTGCCACCAGCACCCGGCCGGGGCGCCGTCCAGATTGCGTTGCCAGTCGGTTTCCAGTGAGTCGGTCAGCCCTCAGCCGCGCAGACATTTCCCTTCCCGCTGAAGCCACCAGCTATAGCTCAACTACTCCCTCACCGGAACCAACGCGCTCTTATCAGCAGACAAGACGCCACCAAAACACAACACCACGCCATCCGGCACCAAAGCACAACACGTACGCGCGCATTCCGAAGGGCAAGCTTCCGTCGCTGTTTCGCTCGATCGTACGTGCTGAATTCTGATCGGAGGAAATCGTACGTGCTGAATTCTGATCGGAGAAGGTGAGCTACTGGGTGACAATGGTGCACCACCACCGGGCGAGCCTGCTGCTGCACCacaaccagcagcagcagcagggcaaGGGCGGCGACGCGCTCCTGCTCATGCTCGCcagcttcgccttcgcctcctgcctgctgctgctcctccccacCAGCCCGGCCTTCTCCgccgccatggacgacctcctGCAGCAGCTCGGGAGTACGCGCTGCGGCCAGGAGCTGACGCCACCGGCGCCATGCTCCGCGGTGGCCAACGGTACCATCTGCTGCGACCGCACCGCCAAGCGCACCGACGTATGCGTCATGCGCGGGGACGTCCGCACCCAGCCTCGCTCCAACtcgctcctcctgctcctgcccGCCACcaactcctccgccgccgctgacgAGCGCATCCGGCCCTACACCCGCAAGTGGGAGTCCAGCGTCATGAGCACCATCGACGAGCTCCGCCTCCGCGCCGTCCCCGTCCCTAAggcgcccgacgcgtcagcgcgcTGCGACGTTCGCCACGACGTCCCAGCCGTGGTCTTCTCCACCGGCGGGTACACCGGCAACGTCTACCACGAGTTCAACGACGGCATCATCCCGCTCTACATCACCGCGCGCCGCTACGACAGGAACGTGGTCTTCGTCATGCTCGAGTACCACGACTGGTGGATCACCAAGTACGGCCACGTCGTGGAGCAGCTCTCCGCCCACGCGCCCGTCGACCTCGCCAACGACAACCGGACGCACTGCTTCCCGGAGGCCGTCGTCGGGCTGCGCATCCACGACGAGCTCGCCATCGACGCGTCAAGGATGCCGGGGTCCCAGGGTATCCGGGACTTCCGGCAGATGCTCGACGACGCCTACCGCGGACGCGTCACGGTGCTCGtcgaggaggaagagaaggccaaggccgccgcGGAAGCGGAAGCGACGAGCAAACGGCACCCTCAAGAAACTACGGACGACAAGCCGCGGCTGACGATCGTGTCCCGGAACGGGTCCCGCGCGATCGAGAACGAGGCCGAgctggcgcgcgcggcggcggaggccgggtTCCAAGTGGACCTGCTGCAGCCGCGGCCGGACACGGAGCTCGCCCAGATGTACCGCGTCCTCAACGGGTCGGACGTCATGGTGGGCGTGCACGGCGCCGCCATGACGCACTTCCTCTTCATGCGCCCCGGCTCCGTCTTCATCCAGGTCGTCCCGCTCGGCACCGACTGGGCCGCCGAGAACTACTACGGTCAGCCGGCGCGGCGGCTCGGCCTGCGCTACATCCCCTACAAGATCCTCCCGTCCGAGAGCTCGCTGTACCGCCGCTACTCCAGCGACCACCCGGTGCTCACCGACCCGGTCACCGTCAACGCCAACGGCTGGCAGGTCACCAAGAAGGTGTACCTGGACGGCCAGAATGTGCGGCTGGACATGCCGCGGTTCCGGCGCCGGCTGCGCGAGGCGTACGGCCACTGGGCGGCGCAGAGGCGCCGCCAACAGAGCTAACCATTGTAGTAGTTCGTAACATGGGTGGTGTGGATACTGTATAGACAAATTATTTTGCTGTTTACAAGGTGTGAGTGAGATCTTTTTGTTTTCACATGTGTGAAGCAGAATAGAGTTTTTTTAGCGTGGAAAAACAGAATATAGAAGCGTCGGCGTTGTGGTTGGAGACACATTTTCGCCTAAAGAAGAGTTAGGAGGAACATAAACAAAACCGAGCCGGTTGTTCAATTCTTGTTGAATATAAAGTGACTACTAGTGTTAGCAATTCCCGTGTTGAACATAAACAAAGGAATTCTTGGCTATCTAAATAAAGTGACTGGTGTTAGCAATTCCCACGGGTCACGGCGTCTATCTCCTTTTCTAAGAAAAATAGTCGTGTCCATTTTATTTAGcacaaaagttgccatggcctccAAGCATGCTACCCGTGCTAAATTTGTTGGCAAAGAATCTAAAGTGCCAACTGCTTTGTTGAGGTTAGCCTCACTGCTAGAGACATCTGAACAATCTGACGATGCTTTGAGTTGGAGATTGGAAGGTGTGCTGTCGATGTAGGAAATCCAACATAGACAACATCGGAAATAGAAGAAACAACGGTCTATATGCGTGGTCTCTTCTCGTGTTGATGGGAAGGTTCTTGTAGATTTGGATAGCCGTTACCAAACTTGTGAAAGTGCCTGTTGTTCAACCTTTTAGTTCCAGATGTAGCACCTCCACTGACGGATGCTGCGGACGTTTTATCAGAAACCTCAGATGCCAACTTTGCTTGCCAGCAAGTCTTTCTTCTCACCAAGCTACTTGAACAACAAAATATGGGACGAGCACTGAACCAAACGTCAACGAatttcatcaaaaacaaatgaaccTCTCTTTACAAAAACTGCATGATCGATTTCTTTGCCGGGGGGTGGAAGTTCCGTCCCACTAGAGCAGAACTTCTGCTCCAAAActcttttttacaaaaaaaaaaactgcaataTCATAAAACTGGAAACTCCTTATGAGGTGAAACTAATTTAGTTAGAAACATAACAAAAATCTTAAGAACAAGTAAGGGAGACTTGTCCACGAATTTAGAGGTGGAACATCTAAACACAAACAAACTCTAAAAACTCCAATATAaaaaaaatgcaacaagtttttcgtacaaaatccgttttcgatgaactagagcttgtcatgcaaATAACCACaaactctaaaacatcacatagataagaaccaagaaacaaGCAAGAAAGATGATGAGAGCATGCAAGGTTTTAAGCTTTTTTCGAacgatacgatcaagttactcactcgaaaaccctcttAATAGTACGGCCATCTATCCTATAAATTGGTCACCCAACTACACCATGATATCGGCAAGAAGAAAACCTTATAGAGAATAAATCTAAACTTTCCGTATTCCACTTGAgctagatgatgatgaagatattGACCATTTCAAGTTAAAACAcccttcttgattgtgcttgcttagtGAAGTTTTGCGAATTACTCATCCATACCCTACTATGGGAGAGGTTCTTATTCGTCACATCTTCACATATACATGATCACCACATGAATGGCAACCTTCAAGCACACATGATCTCTTCGATATtgttcatcttgaacttgcactataTTTCTTCTTTCTTTATTATGTTAATATCTTGAAGATACACACGAGGGCTCACCCCATCTTCTTCATCAAGAGTTAATTGTCATTGGCTCGACACTCTCATGACCAATCTTTGGATCACTCCTCGATCAATGCCTTGGTCACCACTTTATCTTTTTCAACTTTCTTCTTCTTTCAACCTTGAAgcaaacatatggttcaagcattgtctATGGACAAAACCTACAAGCAAAATTCAATGCAAGCATTAATTCATTGGGaatgtcactaattaccaaaaccacatatgGAGTCCACGCACTTTCACCAATGAAAGAATACTTTGTTGCAAATCTCATAAATTAATGTAAAACAACCAGAAAACCTTATAGATCAAGCATATATCATAATATATAATATCAGATACATCAAAGTTCATGAATACATTTTACATGTATCGGCCGCGTCATCTGGGGCTGTCTTGGGGTGGATGTGTGACACATGGCACCGACTTCACCAATTATGCGCGATAACCCATTTTATGACGATTCGGGCCCAACTATCGTGTCTACTTGGCAGGTGAAAACCTAAATGTCGGTTTCATTTAGCAACTAGcccttaaaaatcatattttcgtATCACACACAACTCCTCCTTGATTCCCCCCATAAATAATAGATAAAGTAAGAAAAAATCCCCACCCCGCTAGATTAAAGAAACCTGCGGTgaccctgttatcaccagaatttgaccgagtcagaggtgggccgcgatcaagatggacttgaagatttatatatagaagaaatacgtgaatcagccttacatgcaaagtttgggctagtttgcccttgtatctgtaacatattagattacgtatcggttaggagttagagttttacccgtgcacggttaggtgcacgcccgaattagaaagtcccttggactataaatatgtatctagggtttatgaaataaaaaacaaccaacgttcaacacaaacaaatctcggcgcatcgccaactccttcgtctcgagggtttctccggtaagcaccatgctgcctagatcgcatcttgcgatctaggcagcacaagcctacccacgttgttcatgcgttgctcgtgctgaaacctttttgatggcgagcaacgtagttatcttagatgtgttagggttagcattgttcttcgtatcatatgttgtcgtagtgcaacccttatacatctagccgcccttacacctatcttaggtgtaggggcggcaccccgcttgatcatagtttagtagatccgatccgttacggttgctccttgttctgcaaggattagtttaacatccgcaatagttaggccttacaaagggttggaggatccagcggcgtgtagggtggagtttgctagccctagacaggatgttccggggatcgacctcgtgttggtttttaggccctatctaggatcggcttacggtcaccgtacgcgagcgcgaggcccaatcgtgagtaggatgatccgattatgcggtgaaaaccctaaatcgtcgtagatcgcattagctttatcttgatcaagcaggaccaccatatattcggacaccttgtacgaatcatgggtggatcggctctttgagccgattcacgagataacccgagagccgatcgaggctcgtatttaatgtttacgtgtatgccatgcgagaaactaagcgaggcatcatccaacaccttccacgaccaggtataggtcaggtggcacgcccttgcgatagcatcggacgtgtgaccaggaggctttgcgggccgtcgctctgagggactggggccagccgcagccctagttgttcccggctctactgtgttgccagtcgctgcccgccggtgggtttctgaccgcaacacattctggcacgcccggtgggacaatcttcgacatccgccgcatcgccatctacatccgagatggcggaaagcactccggtcaagtacgaggatctgactgacgagctcaagaagaagcatgacgagatcaaggcagtcctcgaagccgaactcatcggctctttccacagaacccgctcccatggcgtcaggtggaagggattctcacctgaaggcgcactcgatggagtggacctttccaccccatcagaagaacgcaccaggtcgctgcgtcaggagatcaactacatggtggctcattcgctgcaccgccactctgagagcctggtgaacactttggagcgtgtcgctctgcgcgtggtccaggaaatcatgagccaccggtattctttgtcgggaccagctctggagacttacaaaggagagatgccactccagtcccatcctccgctgccgttcgcatgggcagcaccggaagtgccgaactcatcggcatacgtcgtctacaagattggtggtgatcctagtgactaccaattcctacccgaggcacccaaggagatcccgcacggatacgcgtgcgcatacgtaccggactcccgggcactctcgaaccaggttgcaacggcaggggcctccggaacggcgggaggaacgtcgggagccgatcttgagaagcaaacgtggttagctaagtacgccactccgacaaacctccagagcccagctcctgcagttggctcagaaccggaaaaggaagcatggctggctaagtatgccaccccggcgaatcttcagggttcgacaccttcagccatcaccgcggatcagatttgtacaattctgaaagatcagttcggcatgatgccgaaaaggaagatgttcggctacaccaagccgtaccccaacgattacgaattgatcccactaccacccaaatatcggctcccggacttcacaaagtttagtggatcagatggttccagctccatcgagcatgtgagccgatatttggcacagctgggcacgatctcagcatcagacgagttgcgtgtgaggttcttcgcacggtccctcacaggatcggctttcgggtggtacacatcgctgccaccgaactccatccggacttggaagcagttggaagagcagttccatgagcgagtatcactcggaggcttccgaggctggcattgccgatctagcacaagtacgacgaagcgcgggagacaggtgtcgagtacatccagcgcttcgagaccattaggaaccgatgctattcggttcacgtaagtgagaaagaagcgatcgagttggcggtagtgggtctctcatcatcgatcaaggacgtggcctcccaagcggactacccttcattggcgcacatggtgcgaaggctgtcggcatatgaacagcgccacccggatgtttaccaggacaaattcaagcgtgcggtggccctggttgaggcggacgaggatgaaggtgctgcgggagatcgagaggtagcaagtggctgaatggactcgagcggcgggccccgtgtcccgcaaatgggttaagccacaaggccctccaaaagggttcgacttcgacgtgaccaaaactgagcagattttcgatctcttactcacggagaagcatataaaggtacccgaaggccacaagatccccacggtgcaagagctgaacggaaagccatactgcaagtggcataacacgttcacccacaccactaacgattgcagggtgtggcggcagagatccaaatggcgatagaaaatggacggttaattttcaaccaatacgccatgaaggtcgacacacacccattCCCCGTcgtgaacatggtggaatgcacttaccccgaaggttgccagccaggatcctcgttcagcatcaacatggtaggacccgggcaccactacggcaaagatggagacgagggcagctgctctcgtagcaaggacacagaggaggccgctccacgcgatcggctccgtcatgatggcaagcgctacgtcacgagaggagaagtgaagaacataagatatcagcgacctctctctgatcacctcctcaacaagtatgtgagtcagtatgaccaacgccgacgatccagcgatgaggatgaaagagatcgtctggctagagaagccagaagacatcatcggcatgatcgcgatgaggaggagcacgagcgccgtgccaaggaaaagtcaggggagcgagacgacgaggacagaaccgggaccgtcccttcttcggtacactcgctgggattcaggaatgagccgattgcccacaatcggcaattgcccggaatgcaaccgaagaagaaggagacagccaacgtgtccgtgttcaagcgcctagggcctctcccgccacaaagaaaACGTGCttgagtcccctcggttagaagatctcgaggattcggaagacgaggggaagaagaagacaggtaccaccggccaaggtggtgccccgatgggctcagccgttcccaaaagcgcagggttcagcgattgcgcggcccggaggaagccgaaaggttatacttgcatacactgaggaaggcacgacctgatctggctgcgaaagttcagcgaaccctggatgaagagggtcgtccacggaaaatggagtggcgccccaagcaaaggaaagccgatgatgaaacatcggctggcacaaacatggtgctcgtccttccgacgaagcttagtgctccacgattacacgatgcactcgaggtggacgacagcaagcgcaccaacatgataaagtcagagattgggctggttttatccaccggcctgaccgagtagcaagaacaaaccaatgagcaaatgtggcgaggctgatccttgtgatcggccccaaaaaatttatggaggaacattacaaaaccttcatcgagcaagcaacgtggaggccgattccggcaatcggccaaaattagcctcaccttccattctgcttgggttcaacatttaatccaacagagccgataccatcaattctcttgacagaatcggctcggggggcacctaggtggatgaaacacgaggatatgcagtaggaatgtcttgcaagtgcccagcagcccaagatattctttgatgatg includes these proteins:
- the LOC124678581 gene encoding xylan glycosyltransferase MUCI21-like, giving the protein MVHHHRASLLLHHNQQQQQGKGGDALLLMLASFAFASCLLLLLPTSPAFSAAMDDLLQQLGSTRCGQELTPPAPCSAVANGTICCDRTAKRTDVCVMRGDVRTQPRSNSLLLLLPATNSSAAADERIRPYTRKWESSVMSTIDELRLRAVPVPKAPDASARCDVRHDVPAVVFSTGGYTGNVYHEFNDGIIPLYITARRYDRNVVFVMLEYHDWWITKYGHVVEQLSAHAPVDLANDNRTHCFPEAVVGLRIHDELAIDASRMPGSQGIRDFRQMLDDAYRGRVTVLVEEEEKAKAAAEAEATSKRHPQETTDDKPRLTIVSRNGSRAIENEAELARAAAEAGFQVDLLQPRPDTELAQMYRVLNGSDVMVGVHGAAMTHFLFMRPGSVFIQVVPLGTDWAAENYYGQPARRLGLRYIPYKILPSESSLYRRYSSDHPVLTDPVTVNANGWQVTKKVYLDGQNVRLDMPRFRRRLREAYGHWAAQRRRQQS